GTGCCCTTGTCCACGATCACGAGCCGGTCGGCGAGCGCGTCGGCCTCGTCGAGGTAGTGCGTGGTGAGGACGACGGTGGTGCCGTGCTCGTCGCGGAGGCGTCGCACCAGCGCCCACAGGTCGGCGCGGCTGCCGGGGTCGAGGCCGGTCGTCGGCTCGTCGAGGAAGAGGAGCTCCGGGCGGTGGGTGAGTCCCATCGCGAGGTCGACGCGGCGGCGCTGGCCGCCGGAGAGCGCCGGGGTCTTCCGGTCGAGGAGCTCGGTGAGGCCGAGGTCGGCCGCGAGTTCCTCGGCGCGGGCCGCCGCGCGCGCCCGGTCGAGGCCGTAGAGCCTGCCCTGCGTGACGAGCTCGGAGCGGACGGTCTCCTGGGGGTCGAGGCCGCCGGACTGGGCGACGTACCCGATGCACCGGCGTACGGCGGCGGGGTCGCCGACGAGGTCGTGGCCGGCGACGGTGGCGGCGCCGCCGGTGGGCGGGAGGAGTGTCGTGAGCATCCGGAGGGTGGTGGTCTTGCCGGCGCCGTTGGGGCCGAGGAGTCCGAGGATCTCGCCGGGCCGCACGGTGAGGTCGACCCCCCGGACGGCCTCCACGGGGCCGTTCCTGGTCGTGAAGGTCCGGGCGAGTCCGGACGTGCTGATGATGGGCATGGCGACCACAAAAACAGAGTCACTGAAATTTTGCAACGCCACCAAAAATTCAGAGGCACCGAAATTTCAGGGAGCCTAGGATTGCCTACGATGGGTCCATGGCCGAGGGACTCAGGGAACGCAAGAAGCGCGAGACGAAGCAGCGGATCTCCGACATCGCGACCGGGCTCTTCCTGGAGCACGGCTTCACGGCCGTGACCGTCGCGGACGTCGCGGAGGCGGCGGACGTCTCCGTCAACACCGTGTACAACTACTTCCCGGCGAAGGAGGACCTCTTCCTCGACCGGATGGACGGCGTCACCCTGCGCCTCGCGCGGATGATCCGCGGCCGCGACCGGGGCGAGTCCGCCGCCCAGGCGGTCCTGCGCGAGCTGCGCCAGGACATCGGGGCCGTCTCCCCGGCGTACGGACTCATGGACGGCTTCGACCGCTTCATGAACGTCATCGAGCACGCGCCCACCCTCAAGGCCCGCCTCTTCCAGCTGCGGGACCAGGTCCAGGAGGCCGTCGTCACCACCCTCCGCGAGGAGACCGGCGCCGCCGCCGACGATCCGCTGCCGCTGCTCGTCGGCGGCCAGCTCGCCTGGGTCGAGAGTGCCGTCGTCGGCTACATCACCGGCGAGATGACCGCCGGACGCAAGGCGACCACCGTCTCCCGCGAGGCCCTCGTCCTCCTCGACGAGATCGAGGAACTGCTGAGCGAGAAGGTCCTGACGTACGCGGTGCGCGAGGGCTGAGCCCGTTCGCGCACCGCGACTTCAGGGTGTCAGGCGGCTGAGCCCGTTCGTGCACCGCGACCTCAGGGCGTCAGGCGGCTGAGCCCGTTCGCATGCCGCGACCTCAAGGTGTCAGGCGGCTGAGCCCGTTCGTGCACCGCGACCTCAAGGTGTCAGGCGGCCGTCCGGGCCGCCGGGCCCGAGACGCCCGCCGCGAGCGCGCGGGCCGCGCGGACCGCGTCCTCCTCCGTGGTGAAGCGGCCGAAGCCCACCCGGATGCTGCCCCGGATCCGCTCCGGCGCCAGACCGGCCGCCGTCAGGACGTGCGAGGGCTCCTGCGCCGAGCTGTTGCACGCCGAACCCGTCGACACGGCGATGTCCGTGACCTCCAGGAGCAGCTGCTGGGCGTCCGTGCCCTCGAAGGACAGGTTCACCGCGTGCGGCAGGAACCCCGGGCCCGTACCGCTGTTCAGGGTGTACGGCACCAGCTCCGCGAGCGTGGCCAGGAACCGCTCCCGCAGCCCGGCGAGCCGGGCCGACTCCTCCTCCCGGCCCGCCGCGAGGACGCCGACGGCCGCGCCCAGGCCGATGACGGCGGCGGTGTTGACCGTGCCCGCCCGCAGCCCGCGCTCCTGACCGCCGCCGTGCAGGAGCGGCGCGAGCGGGGCCCGGTCGGACAGGCCGTTGGACACGTACAGCACGCCGACGCCCTTCGGACCGTAGATCTTGTGTCCGGAGAAGGTGAGCAGGTCCACCCCGAGCGCCCGGACGTCGACGGGCAGCGAGCCCACGCCCTGGGTCGCGTCGCAGTGCAGCGGCACCCCGGCGGCGCGCGTGACCGC
The DNA window shown above is from Streptomyces vietnamensis and carries:
- a CDS encoding ABC transporter ATP-binding protein encodes the protein MPIISTSGLARTFTTRNGPVEAVRGVDLTVRPGEILGLLGPNGAGKTTTLRMLTTLLPPTGGAATVAGHDLVGDPAAVRRCIGYVAQSGGLDPQETVRSELVTQGRLYGLDRARAAARAEELAADLGLTELLDRKTPALSGGQRRRVDLAMGLTHRPELLFLDEPTTGLDPGSRADLWALVRRLRDEHGTTVVLTTHYLDEADALADRLVIVDKGTVVAEDTPAGLKAAHGVTTLQEAFLAVTGRGPAPVDTTPVAV
- a CDS encoding cysteine desulfurase family protein — encoded protein: MATIYLDHQATTPADPAVVEAMSFAATHCFANPSSPHAAGIRAFREVERARGAVARLIGAARSEIYFTSGATEGNNLAIKGVVTPGEHRHVVTTAVEHKSVLDSCRSLRAAGHEVTVLPVDGEGRVSARQVAAALRPDTALVSVMLANNELSTIQPVAEIGAVTRAAGVPLHCDATQGVGSLPVDVRALGVDLLTFSGHKIYGPKGVGVLYVSNGLSDRAPLAPLLHGGGQERGLRAGTVNTAAVIGLGAAVGVLAAGREEESARLAGLRERFLATLAELVPYTLNSGTGPGFLPHAVNLSFEGTDAQQLLLEVTDIAVSTGSACNSSAQEPSHVLTAAGLAPERIRGSIRVGFGRFTTEEDAVRAARALAAGVSGPAARTAA
- a CDS encoding TetR/AcrR family transcriptional regulator, which gives rise to MAEGLRERKKRETKQRISDIATGLFLEHGFTAVTVADVAEAADVSVNTVYNYFPAKEDLFLDRMDGVTLRLARMIRGRDRGESAAQAVLRELRQDIGAVSPAYGLMDGFDRFMNVIEHAPTLKARLFQLRDQVQEAVVTTLREETGAAADDPLPLLVGGQLAWVESAVVGYITGEMTAGRKATTVSREALVLLDEIEELLSEKVLTYAVREG